From a region of the Tachypleus tridentatus isolate NWPU-2018 chromosome 1, ASM421037v1, whole genome shotgun sequence genome:
- the LOC143254238 gene encoding uncharacterized protein LOC143254238 has translation MGLKVVIFTVFLLTCLLHLVHTRGLGISHTYHDPKGNFAYFLHTRDGRVATHFHRGSGGPALIKSAKVFSRPALSQLAIKPSRDIIQPAATIAKGVVPIYPPMNKNRLYVMGYIYVKDFLPTSRTF, from the exons ATGGGTTTGAAG gtGGTGATTTTTACAGTGTTCCTGTTAACATGTTTGTTACACTTAGTTCACACTAGAGGTTTGGGAATTTCACATACTTATCACGAC CCTAAAGGGAATTTCGCATACTTCCTTCACACTCGAGATGGAAGGGTGGCTACACACTTTCATCGAGGCTCTGGAGGCCCTGCTTTAATCAAGTCTGCCAAGGTGTTTTCCAGACCTGCTCTTTCTCAACTTGCCATAAAACCTTCACGTGATATAATACAACCAGCAGCAACAATTGCAAAAGGTGTTGTTCCAATTTATCCGCCAATGAACAAGAACCGTCTTTACGTCATGGGTTACATATACGTCAAAGACTTTCTTCCCACCTCTAGAACTTTCTAA